Genomic DNA from Podospora pseudoanserina strain CBS 124.78 chromosome 4, whole genome shotgun sequence:
AGAATGTCaccgagcttctcgagaagAACAAGGCTGCGTCCTCGATCGGTCTCCGGGCGTACCAACCTACCGAGGAATTCTCGGCCACCATCAAGGACGTCTTTGCTCGCCTGGAGAAATGGCGCCACGAGCGGACGGCCGGTCAgcaaaccccctccagctACACTTCGGGCTCCAAGACGGTTCTCATTTGGCTTGACAGCATGCTTTCGTCCCAAGAGTGCATCCAACTCGTCCCATTCTTTCCCGACCCGTTCATTGACCAGCTGCTGCACATGATGGATGTCAAGGAAGATCCTGAGCTGATGAAGCTCGCTTACCACGTCTATCGCCACCTGCCCAACATCCCTTTCCGATCGGGTGAGGACGACGCGTTCATCGCTGCGCTCATCAGAGTCGGCAAGACGGCCGTCTCCTGGCATCAACGTTTACGAGCCTTGGTCAACATGCAAGTCGTCTACTTCCGCCGACTCTTTCTCACGCAGCCCGCCCAACGCCAAATGCTCTTTGACGCAGTGGGGGACATGCTCTCTGACCCCCAGCTCGAAGTCCGGGATTGTGCTTCGGCCACCTTGGCGGGCATGATTCGCTGCTCGCCCGCCCCGATCCGCAGCCCGATTATTATCCAGCTCAAGGATCGGTTCGAGCTAGAGCTCCAGCTGAATCCTatgccgaagaagaagaccaaggtGCCTGGGACGGACACACCGGTGGACACGCAGAAACAGATTGTCAGGAGACATGCGGCCGTgcttgggttgggggcgCTGGTTGAGGCTTTCCCTTACGCGACGCCGGTGCCCAAGTGGATGCCCGAGGTGTTGGCTCACTTGGCGACAAGGGCGGCCAACGACCCGGGAGTTGTGGGCAAGGCGACCAAGGCGATCTTGGCGGAGTTCAAGAAGACAAGGCAGGATAGTTGGAGTGTGGACCAGAAGGTAAGCTTATTTTCTTTTCAGTGTTGTTTTGCGTGTGAGAGAAGGATAGCATGGCTGATGGTTGGAAACAGTACTTCACTCCCGAGCAACTCGAagatttggagggggtgttgtggAAGAGTTATTTTGCTTAGAGACAAGACAAAATAGTGAAGGGCAAGAAAACTCGAACCATGGCTAAGCTGTGAAATAGTACCGAAAGAAGTTGGGTGCATTGCTTGTGAGTTTTTGAGATGTAGGTACTGCTTAGATGAGATATTTGGGAATTGTGAGAGATGGGTTTTGTTGTCAGCGATGTAGTGGTTAGAGTTGATTTGGAAGTTTAGAGGAGATGGTATGGATTACAGGGGAGGGATCAGCTGTGCATCAGATGTGGTACTAGCGAAAATGGAAGACAGATCTTATTATGAGGTGTATCACGAAGAATAGGGTATCTGGTTGTTGTGCGGTGTGTTCCTTTGGGAAATGTGGCAGAAAAGTGAAGATACTTGGTGTGATGTTGTTAGGTTACCTAGGGAAAAGAAGCCTAGACGGCGGCCGGTTCTACTTTGTGGTTATTTGTAAAGGGGGTGGTATGTATGGTGATGGGgattgtgatgatggagctAGAGGCGAAATCAGGGGGTATAAAAAGAGAGAGGCAACCAAAAATCATCAAAAGAATGATCGACCCAGGGATCGAACCTGGCACCTTTTGTGTGTGAGACAAACGTGATAACCACTACACCAGCCGACCTTTCATGCTGTTGGGGGGCGAAAGTTAGGTTCATAATGAGATGCTAAGTGGGTTACATTACCTAGGTACACAGCTGAAGGCAAACTCGGGTCAAATTGGATCAAAAATCTAGCTTAGAAGAAGTAGTGGGACTAGAACAGTATTCTACAGGTACCACATCTGCATGAGTCTCAGTCATGATTATGTTGAGGCAACCCATGCATTGCTGTGCAATAATAAACTATTTCTGAGCTATCAAGTTCATCCGTACATATAAAGCTTGTTAGGTCGCTGATTACTGCATATCGGTTCTCTTAGACGATCGGTGATCTCGCTACGGGTTACTCTTATTATATAAACAAATATGGACTCAATTTTCCCCAATATCTCACCGCTCTAAATCAAGCATGCCCCGAATCAgagctttctttttttttcttttctctacACCGAACAGTCCTCAAAAAAGGGCAATTCACACTCAAAACTCCAAAATTGATCACCAACCTCTAAAAtccgccatccccccctccacctccccatcaccatccccctcaagATTACAAATCACCGACGACCCACAGCTCCCATACCCCGAGTCCCTATCACTCAGAAGCCGCCcctgccccttccccacccgGAGCCTATCCCCAGCACTAACATCCCGCTCATACGCCCCCCTAACCACCCCATCCAATTTCATCtcttttcccctctccctctcagcACAATCCGCCAGGGCCATCGCCCACGCTGGCGTCTCGCTGATCACAGACCCTGGCTCTGCCCTTGCTGAACCGGCCACAGCTGAGTCGAGATACCGAGAATAGGAGCGGAGAGAATGTTCTACTAAATCTGCCATTGCGACTAGACAAACAGACGCCAGGCCGGGAATAGTGGCGGTAATTTCGGAGAGGGTGGAATGTAAAGGGATGATGTACCCGTCGCCGGTGAAGTCTGTCGAGACGAGGTGGCCGTAGACGGTTTTGGAGATGGGGTTTATCACCCAGGCGCCCGAGTCGCCGTTGTCAACTTGCTGAAGTTCAGTTATACTGACACAAGATGGGGAAAAACCGAAAAAGGGGCTTACCTTGGTAGGTCTCGTCTAGTGTTAGAGTGTAAGCTTGTACAAATCCGTGGTCGGGGGACAGCATCAGGCCTGCGGGGAGGTGTGATAGAGACCCGTGTTTTACTCCTGTCTGGCTGAGGAGTTCGACTTCTATGGAGGCCATGTCTGGGAAGGTGGATGGTTCGGCCAGGGCGAGCTCGTCGGCTCGGGCTTTGAAGTGAGAGCGGGCCGATGattggaggcggaggttgggtttgaggTTGGATTTGGTGATTTCGAAGAGGGCCCAGTCGCGGGGTGGGATTTTGAGGTCTGAGCTACAGGTATTAATGGGCAAAGAAGGGTGGATGAGCTGTCCAAGGAGTGGCTTTTGCggttggggctgttgggggggtCCTTCTTCCGTCTCGTCTCCTTCCGAGTCCGagccgtcatcatcatccagcaaACCTTCCAGAGCATGCGCAGCGGTCATCCCCACAATTTGAACCTCCCCGTCGTGATTCGTCAGTTTGATCAGTCCCCCGATAGTAGACGCAACAGATTTGccccccgccgccccaaGCCGTATCCCCTCCCCACACCAAGTCGGCAGCCCCTTATCGTTCACGCTCAGAGCtgaccccccctcccaagtcacccccaccatctgTAAaaacctcttcttcgccgcctcccccacaatCACCACCTCAAAGTTCGTCACGAACCCATCACCAGGGGAATAcagctccctcaccccccgctccctcatcaccccctccaaccccgcaGTCTGATCAGTCGACACAAAAATCACAATCGACGGCCTGGCTGTCTCTGCCGTTTtgcccaccatcatcaacctcatcgtcaggaccacctcctccccgtcccttttctttctcctcatcccacTAGACAGCAAGGAAGACCACTTTTGGGAGCTGGCGACATGTTTCTGCAGCACTCGCTGAATTTCAGGCATGATCTCCCTGAAGCGGGAAACTGCCTGAAACGAGGGCTCCATGCCCGTGCCacggaagatgaggatgtcATCTCTTCCTGGCAGGGGGCTGCTTTTGATATCTGATGGCTTGcttggcttgttgttgaggagggcactgaggagggatttgggggggtgggagtctAGGGAGTCAACAGATTGGAGGCTGGATTGGGTGCCGTAGCCTGAGTCGGGGAGTTGTTGGTCTTCGGGTTCTAGCTCGAGCTTTTCTGAGTCTGAGTCTGAGGAGTAGTCCGGGTTGTGCCGGCGAGGACGCTGGCGTGGGCAGtggtgtggatgatgacgcTTTTTGGTGCGTGGTGGGGGACAAGCTATTGGTTGGTAGAGGGAGTTTGGTGAGATTTCATGGCGGGAGGCAATGTGAATTGGGGAGGGCTGGTGCCCTGGGGCAGGTTGGATGGGGACTGGATTCCGCGACATGGTCTTTGGTCCTGAAAATACAGGAAAATTGGAGTTTGTTAAGAATTATTTCCGAAATTTGAGGCGCGATGTTTTGGGATTAAACACTTTCGAGTTGTTGACcgctggaaaaggggaggccACCTGAGCTCAGGGGCTGAGGTGTAAGGCATCG
This window encodes:
- a CDS encoding hypothetical protein (EggNog:ENOG503PD84) → MSRNPVPIQPAPGHQPSPIHIASRHEISPNSLYQPIACPPPRTKKRHHPHHCPRQRPRRHNPDYSSDSDSEKLELEPEDQQLPDSGYGTQSSLQSVDSLDSHPPKSLLSALLNNKPSKPSDIKSSPLPGRDDILIFRGTGMEPSFQAVSRFREIMPEIQRVLQKHVASSQKWSSLLSSGMRRKKRDGEEVVLTMRLMMVGKTAETARPSIVIFVSTDQTAGLEGVMRERGVRELYSPGDGFVTNFEVVIVGEAAKKRFLQMVGVTWEGGSALSVNDKGLPTWCGEGIRLGAAGGKSVASTIGGLIKLTNHDGEVQIVGMTAAHALEGLLDDDDGSDSEGDETEEGPPQQPQPQKPLLGQLIHPSLPINTCSSDLKIPPRDWALFEITKSNLKPNLRLQSSARSHFKARADELALAEPSTFPDMASIEVELLSQTGVKHGSLSHLPAGLMLSPDHGFVQAYTLTLDETYQVDNGDSGAWVINPISKTVYGHLVSTDFTGDGYIIPLHSTLSEITATIPGLASVCLVAMADLVEHSLRSYSRYLDSAVAGSARAEPGSVISETPAWAMALADCAERERGKEMKLDGVVRGAYERDVSAGDRLRVGKGQGRLLSDRDSGYGSCGSSVICNLEGDGDGEVEGGMADFRGW